The following proteins are co-located in the Malus sylvestris chromosome 13, drMalSylv7.2, whole genome shotgun sequence genome:
- the LOC126596245 gene encoding plasmodesmata-located protein 6-like, producing MMSSVFVFLLTVSFLATPSSSATTSFVFGGCSQQKYLPGSPYESKVNSVLTSLGNSAMFSTYNNFTFPGSSSAGSQDTLYGLFQCRGDLSSNDCSQCVARAASQLGTLCVNSCGGALQLEGCLVKYDNATFLGVEDKTLVVKKCGPSNGFDSNAVTDLDAVLANLGAGDGTYKPYRVSGSGNVRGVAQCVGDLSPSECQDCLSGAVGQLRSGCGTSSWGDIFLAKCYARYLEGGYNSNDGHDHDDDDNNDDLDKTLAILIGIVAAAALLTVFIHHFWKKLDRDEKGCK from the exons ATGATGTCTTCTGTATTTGTTTTCCTACTTACTGTTTCCTTCCTCGCAACTCCATCATCATCCGCAACCACCTCCTTCGTCTTCGGCGGCTGTTCTCAGCAAAAATACCTCCCGGGTTCACCCTACGAGTCGAAAGTCAACTCGGTCCTCACCTCCCTGGGCAACTCAGCCATGTTCTCCACCTACAACAACTTCACCTTCCCCGGCAGCAGCTCCGCCGGCTCCCAGGACACCCTTTACGGCCTCTTCCAATGCCGCGGCGACCTCAGCAGCAATGACTGCTCCCAGTGCGTCGCTCGCGCGGCTAGTCAACTCGGCACCCTATGCGTCAACTCCTGTGGCGGCGCGTTGCAGCTCGAGGGCTGCTTGGTGAAGTACGACAACGCGACGTTCTTAGGGGTGGAGGACAAGACACTGGTGGTTAAGAAATGTGGGCCGTCGAATGGGTTTGACTCGAATGCGGTGACCGACCTGGATGCCGTGCTGGCGAATCTGGGGGCCGGAGATGGGACCTACAAGCCATACAGGGTTAGCGGCTCCGGGAATGTTCGGGGCGTGGCGCAGTGTGTCGGGGATTTGAGTCCGAGCGAGTGCCAGGATTGTCTGTCGGGAGCCGTCGGACAGCTCAGGTCCGGGTGCGGGACCAGCTCGTGGGGCGACATATTCTTGGCTAAGTGCTACGCGCGCTACTTGGAAGGGGGATATAACTCGAACGACGGTCATG ATCATGATGATGACGATAACAATGACGATCTTGACAAGACACTTGCAATACTCATCGGAATCGTAGCAGCCGCTGCACTGCTCACCGTATTTATTCACCACTTCTGGAAAAAATTGGACCGCGATGAAAAAG gttgtaaataa